The Methanoplanus sp. FWC-SCC4 genome has a window encoding:
- a CDS encoding ABC transporter permease, with protein sequence MTSTGHQIFTIAKWEIKRFTGTMSKEVLPIAVLLFILLIAATGLTQQSGIHMQDDMYSVAVDSDSSASIIAGDPRFSAYKIPKGSLPTSSGFDLVISDNEVYASNTEKGLAALKALENDYRRYKTIIYNREEDLFAAYPLWIEENYVKSEIDFVATQSGERAIAPPNPNVNPVPEKVPAYVEPPGADIGITKEELRTELITGENADTRLSRYTDVLAPSGVTSEFKTPAQLSPPLPFDTIILVFVFIFPLYFTSQFFMMSIMNERIERSGEALLATPVKNWAIIAGKGLPYLLMMIVIAVILTAMTSGNFIILLPIFPVILFFLAFALLIGMVSRSFKELSFISIFFSTVATSYIFFPSIFANIHIVSLISPLTLVIYQMQGDGFTVFDYIYSTSLFYLTSAVIFYIAAKNYKEEGLFNYHKLMPKLREFTETVISKKRTNLSFFGISIFTIPFVFMAQLMLLVLLFNLPMPLSLIFLLISAAFIEEFAKSVGIYTVFSKRPEYFNLKNIILASFSVALGFLIGEKLLLFATLAEISDSIFGAVLFTSLQVLWLPLSLHFIGVLTTTAVLKAGGRKFYIPALMASTVVHTLYNLYFILGWSG encoded by the coding sequence ATGACAAGTACAGGACACCAGATTTTTACAATTGCAAAGTGGGAGATTAAACGCTTTACAGGCACAATGAGCAAAGAAGTGCTGCCAATAGCAGTGCTCTTGTTTATACTGTTAATCGCCGCTACCGGACTGACCCAGCAGAGCGGAATTCATATGCAGGATGACATGTATTCTGTCGCGGTGGATTCCGATTCGTCAGCTTCAATAATCGCAGGAGACCCTCGCTTTTCCGCTTATAAAATTCCCAAAGGTTCACTACCCACATCATCAGGTTTCGATCTTGTCATCTCCGACAATGAGGTTTACGCATCAAATACTGAAAAAGGTCTTGCCGCACTTAAGGCTCTTGAAAATGATTACAGACGATATAAAACCATCATTTACAACAGGGAAGAGGATCTTTTTGCGGCATACCCACTCTGGATTGAGGAAAATTACGTCAAAAGTGAGATCGATTTTGTTGCAACACAAAGCGGCGAAAGAGCAATAGCACCCCCAAACCCGAATGTAAACCCCGTACCTGAAAAAGTACCTGCATATGTGGAACCACCGGGAGCAGATATAGGCATCACAAAAGAAGAACTCAGAACAGAGTTAATTACAGGAGAAAATGCCGATACAAGATTGAGCAGATATACAGATGTACTGGCCCCCTCAGGAGTCACATCAGAATTTAAAACCCCTGCACAGCTCTCCCCGCCGCTGCCGTTTGACACGATAATACTGGTTTTTGTATTCATATTTCCGCTGTACTTCACATCACAGTTTTTTATGATGAGCATTATGAATGAAAGAATAGAAAGAAGCGGAGAGGCCCTCCTTGCAACACCAGTCAAAAACTGGGCAATAATAGCTGGAAAAGGTCTCCCTTATCTTTTGATGATGATTGTAATTGCAGTAATCCTCACTGCAATGACAAGCGGAAATTTCATCATACTTTTGCCAATATTTCCTGTAATTCTCTTTTTCCTCGCCTTTGCTTTGCTCATAGGGATGGTTTCACGAAGCTTCAAGGAACTCTCATTTATATCGATATTTTTCTCAACTGTTGCAACATCATACATTTTTTTCCCGAGTATCTTTGCAAATATTCACATTGTCAGTCTTATTTCGCCCCTTACTCTTGTAATCTATCAGATGCAGGGGGACGGTTTCACTGTCTTTGACTACATCTATTCAACATCCCTTTTTTATCTCACAAGCGCCGTGATTTTTTATATTGCCGCTAAAAACTACAAAGAAGAAGGTCTGTTTAATTATCACAAACTTATGCCGAAATTAAGAGAGTTTACAGAAACAGTAATCTCAAAAAAAAGAACGAACCTCTCATTTTTTGGGATCAGCATATTTACAATACCATTTGTATTCATGGCACAGCTGATGCTCCTTGTACTCTTATTCAATCTCCCAATGCCGCTCTCCCTGATATTTCTCCTTATCAGTGCGGCATTCATCGAGGAGTTTGCAAAATCCGTAGGAATATATACAGTTTTTTCAAAAAGACCCGAATACTTCAACCTGAAAAATATTATCCTTGCATCATTTTCAGTTGCTCTCGGATTTTTGATCGGCGAAAAGCTGCTTTTGTTTGCAACACTTGCCGAGATTTCAGACTCCATATTCGGTGCTGTCTTATTCACAAGCCTGCAGGTATTATGGCTACCGTTGTCTCTCCACTTTATCGGGGTACTGACAACGACAGCCGTTCTAAAAGCCGGAGGCAGAAAATTTTACATTCCTGCACTGATGGCCTCCACAGTTGTGCATACATTATACAACCTCTACTTTATTCTGGGCTGGAGCGGGTGA
- a CDS encoding ABC transporter ATP-binding protein has product MIHARSIVKNYNGFTALDDVSFDLEDSGIFGIVGHNGAGKTTLLKIMSGLLTPTSGELLIDGIDAVKHPDALKSRLGYLPEESRLYENMTVGGYLSFFGEIYRMSPEEIRKRSRDILHKLDLDAGDKKLGELSKGMKRKVAIARSLIHDPSFLVYDEPTSGLDPMTSRYISQFLRSIKKEGEKTILLSAHNLYQVEELCDKVLILQRGKRLMFGSMDELREKFGSVTYEIEFVVSDRSVLRGVLDNYEESGGVISAKVEDVDSLNDLTAIIASEGGRVKRIESHYPSLEEMLMQIGR; this is encoded by the coding sequence ATGATTCATGCCCGTTCTATTGTCAAAAATTATAATGGATTTACTGCACTGGATGATGTCAGTTTTGATCTTGAAGATTCAGGAATTTTTGGGATTGTCGGGCATAACGGTGCGGGCAAAACAACTCTTTTAAAGATAATGTCTGGTCTTTTGACCCCAACGTCAGGAGAACTTTTAATTGACGGAATTGATGCCGTAAAACATCCGGATGCATTGAAATCAAGACTTGGCTATCTGCCAGAGGAGTCGCGTCTTTATGAGAATATGACAGTCGGAGGATATCTTTCTTTTTTTGGTGAGATATACAGGATGTCTCCGGAGGAAATCAGGAAAAGAAGCCGTGACATTCTTCATAAACTCGATCTTGATGCCGGGGACAAAAAACTTGGTGAATTATCAAAGGGTATGAAAAGGAAGGTTGCAATTGCAAGGTCGCTTATACATGATCCGTCTTTTCTTGTCTATGACGAACCAACTTCCGGCCTTGATCCGATGACTTCAAGATATATTAGTCAATTTCTCCGTTCCATTAAAAAAGAAGGTGAAAAAACTATCCTTCTCAGCGCACACAATCTCTATCAGGTGGAGGAACTCTGCGATAAAGTACTGATCCTTCAAAGAGGAAAGAGACTGATGTTCGGCTCGATGGACGAACTTAGGGAAAAATTTGGTTCTGTTACATATGAGATAGAATTTGTTGTCAGCGACAGAAGTGTTTTGAGAGGTGTGCTGGACAATTACGAGGAATCCGGAGGTGTCATATCGGCAAAGGTTGAAGATGTGGATTCCCTCAATGATCTGACAGCGATTATTGCCTCGGAGGGTGGACGTGTTAAAAGAATAGAATCTCATTATCCAAGTCTTGAAGAGATGCTTATGCAGATCGGAAGATAA
- a CDS encoding DHH family phosphoesterase, producing the protein MADSQSNGSLDKVKYIVLGCGSIGYNVVEELIHDTSHVIIVDRDEKRVEDLRDQNYDAIVRDITDPGILDGLPVPEVVFILSSDKNANIEAAKRVKEIYPAAYVIARAIDRLSLNLLEQAGADIALYPQEVFAKTAVHHIRRLHSSRLARKLYHFLSGCEGTLGIVVHTNPDPDSISSAMALCAIGKEASGGKLECRILYDGKIGHQENRAFVTLLDIQMEKITQEIVDECDYLAIVDSPGPSVNNFLSPDTKVDIIIDHHREADEKALESFFTDIRPGMGATASIMTQYLQELDISVDQIVATALLYGIRADTREFSRNTTPQDLNYAAFLLPLTDGELLDKITSPSISIETVDALGDAIKGRRVQNGYLFTNVGYVKNRDTIPQAADLLIQLEGVNTAVVYGIGDDFITISARNKDIRMHVGNVMKEAFTGIGEAGGHATMAAAKIPLNSFSLVRNKEELLSLIIDPVLERFADIVGIGKEEKNEV; encoded by the coding sequence ATGGCAGATAGTCAGTCAAATGGGTCACTGGATAAAGTGAAGTACATTGTTCTCGGATGTGGAAGCATCGGTTACAATGTAGTTGAGGAATTAATCCATGACACCAGTCACGTGATTATTGTTGATCGTGATGAAAAACGTGTTGAGGACTTAAGAGATCAAAATTACGACGCAATTGTGCGTGATATAACTGATCCAGGTATTCTTGACGGACTGCCCGTTCCTGAAGTTGTTTTTATTCTTTCAAGCGATAAGAATGCAAATATAGAGGCTGCAAAGAGGGTTAAGGAGATTTATCCGGCAGCCTATGTTATTGCAAGGGCTATCGACAGGCTGAGCCTGAATCTTCTTGAACAGGCTGGTGCGGATATTGCACTTTACCCCCAGGAAGTGTTTGCAAAGACTGCGGTACACCACATAAGGCGCCTGCATTCCTCGCGACTTGCAAGAAAACTGTATCATTTTCTGTCAGGATGCGAAGGGACACTGGGTATAGTTGTTCATACAAACCCCGATCCCGATTCGATATCCAGTGCAATGGCTCTTTGTGCCATTGGAAAGGAGGCAAGCGGTGGAAAACTTGAGTGTCGTATATTATATGACGGTAAAATAGGGCATCAGGAAAACCGTGCATTTGTAACTCTTCTGGATATTCAGATGGAGAAGATAACGCAGGAGATAGTTGATGAATGCGATTATCTGGCAATTGTTGATTCTCCAGGTCCTAGCGTTAATAATTTTCTTTCCCCTGACACAAAAGTAGATATTATAATCGATCATCATCGCGAAGCTGATGAAAAGGCCCTTGAATCATTCTTTACAGATATAAGGCCCGGTATGGGTGCCACAGCCAGCATAATGACACAGTACCTTCAGGAGCTTGATATTTCAGTAGATCAGATTGTTGCAACCGCACTTTTGTATGGTATACGTGCGGATACAAGGGAATTTTCGCGCAATACAACTCCTCAGGATCTAAATTATGCTGCCTTCCTTCTTCCCCTGACAGACGGGGAACTACTCGATAAGATAACATCCCCGTCCATTTCAATTGAAACTGTTGATGCTCTCGGAGATGCCATAAAGGGAAGAAGGGTTCAGAACGGTTACCTCTTCACAAATGTTGGATATGTAAAGAACAGGGACACAATTCCCCAGGCCGCTGATCTTCTGATTCAGCTTGAAGGTGTCAATACAGCTGTTGTTTATGGAATTGGTGATGATTTTATAACGATTTCCGCAAGAAACAAGGATATAAGAATGCATGTCGGCAATGTGATGAAAGAGGCATTTACAGGAATCGGTGAAGCCGGCGGACATGCAACAATGGCAGCGGCAAAGATACCCCTGAACTCTTTTTCACTTGTAAGAAATAAAGAAGAACTCCTTTCACTGATTATTGATCCCGTTTTAGAGCGCTTTGCAGATATTGTGGGAATTGGAAAAGAAGAAAAAAATGAAGTTTGA
- a CDS encoding 6-hydroxymethylpterin diphosphokinase MptE-like protein — protein sequence MKFEEWEPHYQYILDYFGFDRKSDEEAAAYARTLTDRDDIEIFKKLCNGKTVTVCGNAPSLLNETERIKGVIFAADAAADNLYKAGIRSDIISTDLDGCEDSFIEMSSLGTLIVVHAHGDNIPLLKNWIPKFKGPVVLTTQSRPTEGVYNFGGFTDGDRAVFAADELGASDIRIIGFDLDDISVNSMKHGKLMIARRLLKLIGYEL from the coding sequence ATGAAGTTTGAAGAATGGGAACCCCATTATCAATACATTCTTGATTATTTTGGATTTGACAGGAAATCTGATGAAGAGGCTGCAGCTTATGCAAGAACTCTTACTGACAGGGATGATATTGAAATATTTAAGAAGCTCTGCAATGGAAAAACCGTAACTGTATGCGGGAATGCGCCATCACTTCTTAATGAAACAGAAAGGATAAAAGGGGTTATTTTTGCCGCTGATGCCGCTGCAGACAATCTCTATAAAGCAGGTATACGCTCAGATATAATATCCACAGACCTCGATGGTTGTGAAGACAGTTTCATTGAGATGAGCAGTCTTGGAACACTTATTGTGGTTCATGCACATGGGGACAATATACCTCTGTTAAAAAACTGGATCCCAAAATTCAAAGGTCCTGTGGTTCTTACGACACAGAGCCGTCCGACAGAGGGTGTATATAATTTTGGTGGCTTTACAGACGGGGACAGGGCTGTTTTTGCAGCTGATGAACTTGGTGCATCAGATATCAGGATAATTGGATTTGATCTGGATGATATCTCCGTAAATTCAATGAAGCACGGGAAACTGATGATTGCACGCAGACTTTTAAAATTAATCGGTTATGAGCTATAA
- a CDS encoding helix-hairpin-helix domain-containing protein → MSYNSFIIDGYVDEPACFGVPPYISPYVRYVAGVCKEHGYNPGYMNIDQIRENPALLQSAERSDLIVFISGVTVPGKYIGGRPATGTEIMQIGASLRSPLKCIGGPVVFGSGGGGGCTAVKESFSVYDHVLQGEIASALDSVLLGGSPFGEFDYSKIDRWSVLGSDIIPQHPAFPNVMCELETARGCSRAVTGGCSFCTEAFYGLPKHRAACGIHAEVSALYKAGARHFRLGRQPDLLTYGTKGGGEFPVPNPQIIEELFSGIRKVAPELKTLHIDNINPGTIARHEDESKEALSSIVRWHTSGDLAAFGLESADPLVIRENNLKAQPDDVLRAIEIVNEVGGVRDENGIPHLLPGLNFVLGLSGESEKTYDLNESFLRDVLKRDLLVRRVNIRQVMPFEGTKAYEENTIGKYEKRFRQFKEWVRNEFDLPMLKRVFPAGTVLSDLIIEVEGQTSFGRQLGSYPILAGMPLQIPKGSIIDAVVCDWGFRSVTAIPYPVKINELPASAIKKIPGIGKKKAVKIIAKRPFQSYEELKKVAEDVIPEKYIGF, encoded by the coding sequence ATGAGCTATAATTCTTTTATAATTGACGGGTATGTGGATGAGCCTGCCTGTTTTGGCGTTCCTCCATATATTTCCCCGTATGTAAGATATGTGGCCGGCGTCTGTAAGGAGCATGGTTACAATCCGGGTTATATGAATATTGATCAGATTAGAGAAAATCCTGCTCTTCTTCAAAGCGCTGAAAGATCAGATCTTATTGTTTTCATATCAGGCGTTACAGTTCCCGGAAAATATATAGGTGGCAGGCCTGCGACCGGAACAGAAATCATGCAGATAGGGGCAAGCCTGAGAAGTCCTCTGAAATGCATAGGCGGGCCTGTAGTTTTTGGAAGTGGAGGCGGCGGTGGATGCACTGCCGTTAAAGAATCATTTTCTGTTTATGATCATGTCCTGCAAGGAGAGATCGCATCAGCACTTGACTCGGTTCTTTTAGGCGGGAGTCCTTTTGGAGAATTTGATTATTCTAAGATCGACAGATGGAGCGTTTTGGGAAGCGATATAATCCCGCAGCATCCCGCATTTCCAAATGTAATGTGCGAACTTGAAACTGCAAGGGGATGTTCACGTGCCGTTACGGGAGGATGTTCCTTTTGCACTGAGGCATTTTATGGTCTGCCAAAGCACAGGGCTGCCTGTGGGATACATGCCGAGGTTTCAGCGCTTTACAAAGCCGGTGCACGTCATTTCAGACTTGGGAGACAGCCTGATCTGCTTACTTACGGAACAAAGGGCGGTGGTGAGTTTCCTGTTCCAAATCCACAGATAATAGAGGAGTTGTTTAGCGGAATCAGGAAAGTTGCGCCGGAATTAAAAACACTCCACATAGACAACATAAATCCCGGCACTATTGCAAGACATGAAGATGAATCAAAGGAAGCTCTCTCTTCTATTGTCAGATGGCATACTTCAGGAGATCTTGCTGCTTTTGGACTTGAATCCGCAGATCCTCTTGTGATACGGGAAAATAACTTAAAAGCCCAACCGGATGATGTTTTGCGTGCAATAGAGATCGTAAATGAGGTCGGAGGTGTCAGGGATGAAAATGGAATCCCCCACCTTTTGCCTGGCCTGAATTTTGTTCTCGGCCTCAGTGGTGAATCCGAAAAGACCTATGATCTCAATGAATCCTTTTTGAGAGATGTCTTAAAACGGGATCTTCTGGTAAGGCGTGTTAATATTCGCCAGGTGATGCCTTTTGAAGGGACAAAGGCGTATGAGGAGAATACCATTGGTAAATATGAGAAGCGTTTCAGGCAGTTTAAGGAATGGGTCCGAAATGAATTTGATCTCCCTATGTTAAAGCGTGTATTTCCCGCCGGAACAGTACTCTCAGATCTGATAATTGAAGTCGAGGGGCAGACTTCTTTTGGGAGGCAGCTTGGTTCATATCCTATTCTTGCCGGTATGCCTCTACAAATTCCAAAGGGAAGCATAATTGATGCTGTTGTCTGTGACTGGGGCTTTAGATCGGTTACTGCGATTCCTTATCCTGTAAAGATTAATGAACTGCCTGCATCAGCAATAAAAAAGATTCCAGGGATCGGAAAGAAAAAGGCTGTCAAAATAATTGCAAAAAGACCTTTTCAATCATATGAGGAACTAAAGAAAGTAGCAGAAGATGTCATCCCTGAAAAATATATCGGCTTTTAA
- a CDS encoding M50 family metallopeptidase: MADSVQIGTLFGIPIRLHFTFLLVIPLFTFIVGYQIEYTILFLEGVFNLAQPIDTSLITRGFVPYSLGLIVTLSLFAGVLLHELSHSIVAKKNGMKVKSITLLILGGIAAIDEGKSPDPKVELPMAIAGPVASLIIGLISGFLAYASYNYISAPAFAGLLFYVFGYLSFLNIILFLFNLIPAFPMDGGRVLRAILARKMPMYKATKIAADIGRAFAVIFGIAGILLFSPILVIIAIFIYLGAGQEAEMMKFNELLRDVDVKRAMTSPVLSVDPDMPVDQVVNMMYSTHHLGFPVISRDEIIGMVTLSDLSRVSSIDREAMIVKDVMSTSVIVLPPEAPLSDAMKIMSVNSIGRIPVVENNRVVGIVTRTDILKFIEIKEIYSKK, translated from the coding sequence ATGGCAGACTCAGTACAGATAGGAACATTATTTGGAATACCCATAAGACTTCACTTCACCTTCCTCCTGGTAATCCCTCTGTTCACCTTTATTGTCGGATACCAGATAGAATATACAATTCTCTTTCTGGAAGGTGTATTCAATCTGGCTCAACCAATAGATACATCTCTGATAACCAGAGGTTTTGTTCCGTACAGTCTGGGCCTGATCGTAACACTGAGTCTTTTTGCAGGTGTCCTGCTGCATGAACTGTCCCATTCTATTGTGGCAAAAAAGAACGGAATGAAGGTGAAAAGTATAACACTTTTAATTCTGGGCGGCATAGCAGCGATAGATGAGGGTAAAAGTCCGGATCCAAAAGTTGAACTCCCAATGGCAATCGCAGGTCCGGTTGCAAGTCTGATAATAGGACTTATATCCGGATTTCTGGCTTATGCGTCCTATAACTATATTTCAGCTCCGGCATTTGCCGGCCTTTTATTCTATGTATTCGGTTACCTTTCATTTCTGAATATAATCCTGTTCCTCTTCAATCTCATTCCTGCATTCCCAATGGACGGGGGAAGAGTCCTCAGGGCAATTCTTGCAAGAAAAATGCCAATGTATAAAGCAACAAAAATTGCCGCAGATATCGGACGGGCATTTGCAGTTATCTTTGGAATTGCAGGGATACTTTTATTCAGCCCGATTCTGGTGATAATTGCGATATTCATATATCTCGGTGCAGGTCAGGAAGCGGAGATGATGAAATTCAACGAACTTCTGCGCGATGTGGATGTTAAAAGGGCGATGACATCACCGGTCCTTTCAGTAGATCCCGATATGCCCGTTGACCAGGTTGTCAATATGATGTATTCAACCCATCATCTTGGATTTCCGGTTATCAGCAGAGATGAGATTATCGGAATGGTAACCTTATCAGACCTGAGCAGGGTTTCATCAATTGACAGGGAGGCAATGATTGTAAAAGATGTCATGTCGACCAGTGTTATTGTACTGCCCCCGGAAGCACCCCTCTCAGATGCAATGAAGATAATGTCGGTTAACAGTATTGGAAGAATTCCTGTTGTCGAGAACAACAGGGTTGTCGGAATCGTTACCAGAACAGATATTCTAAAATTTATCGAAATAAAGGAGATTTATTCTAAAAAATAA
- a CDS encoding PRC-barrel domain-containing protein: MKTQITDLFGMEVYTDKAIRVGIVDDAVINVDTKKVDSLAVSELNPDLLQLKGFRGIRIPYRIIKSIGDIIIIRHFNNMFPSKEME, encoded by the coding sequence ATGAAGACACAAATAACTGACCTCTTCGGGATGGAGGTATATACCGATAAAGCAATCCGTGTTGGTATTGTCGATGATGCAGTAATTAATGTGGACACGAAAAAGGTTGATTCCCTTGCAGTAAGCGAGTTAAATCCTGATTTGCTTCAGCTTAAAGGATTCAGGGGTATTAGAATTCCATACCGCATCATAAAGTCCATTGGCGATATTATTATCATCAGGCACTTCAATAATATGTTCCCTTCAAAGGAAATGGAATAA
- a CDS encoding tRNA(His) guanylyltransferase Thg1 family protein, with the protein MQEREIFSRLNIVTPYVVRLDGRAFHHLTSDLGFEKPYDDRFNDAMCRVCEALISKSGLEPDFAYTFSDEISLFFSKTIFNGRVEKIDSVCASYAASALTLFLGLLEPVSFDSRVVCVDSQSFPEYFSWRQKEAWRNHMNAYCQNALIKEGFSAQQTAKNLSGVGSKQMHEMMFERGVNLAKTPAWQRRGIVVHKKSVIRKGYNPIKNEEVETERKVVVVDKDIPLFDTPEGLDYICKISGQ; encoded by the coding sequence ATGCAGGAAAGAGAGATTTTCAGCAGACTGAATATTGTAACGCCTTATGTGGTCCGTCTTGACGGAAGGGCATTTCATCATCTGACTTCTGATCTTGGTTTTGAAAAACCATATGATGACAGGTTTAATGATGCAATGTGCCGCGTATGTGAAGCCCTTATTTCAAAAAGCGGTCTCGAACCTGACTTTGCGTATACTTTTTCTGATGAAATAAGTCTGTTCTTTTCAAAAACCATATTCAACGGAAGGGTTGAAAAGATAGATTCCGTGTGCGCATCATACGCCGCAAGTGCACTGACCCTGTTTTTAGGTCTTTTAGAACCCGTATCTTTTGATTCAAGGGTTGTATGTGTTGATTCACAGTCCTTCCCCGAATATTTTTCCTGGCGGCAAAAAGAGGCGTGGAGAAATCATATGAATGCCTACTGCCAGAACGCGCTGATAAAAGAGGGATTCTCAGCACAACAGACTGCTAAAAATCTCAGTGGTGTGGGATCAAAACAGATGCATGAAATGATGTTTGAGCGTGGGGTCAATCTTGCAAAGACACCTGCGTGGCAGAGGCGGGGCATTGTTGTGCATAAAAAAAGTGTGATCCGTAAAGGCTACAACCCGATAAAGAATGAGGAAGTTGAGACTGAAAGAAAGGTTGTAGTTGTGGATAAGGATATACCACTTTTTGATACTCCTGAAGGTCTGGATTACATATGCAAAATATCCGGGCAGTAA